The sequence GTGCCGACGTACGGCTCCATCGGATACGTGATGTGCTCGTGCGGATTCACCAGGCCCGGGGAGATGACACCACCGGGGCAGGACACCTGCGTGGCCTCGGCGGCGCCCGCCGCGGCGGAGCAGTCACAGGCGGCGCACTGGATGATGCCCTGCGCGTCCACCAGCACCTGGCCGCCCACCAGCGTCTCGCCGTCCTTCAGCACCACGCCGGTGAAGAGGCGCGCGGCGGAGCCCTGCTGCGTCACCGCGCAGGTGGCGCCGTCGGGAAGCGCGGGCGCGTTGGCCGCGGGGCATTGGGTCAGCGTCAGCGAGCAGTCCGCCTGACAGCCGTCACCGTCCACCGTGTTGCCGTCGTCACAGACCTCTTCGCCTTCCAGCTTGCCGTTGCCACATACCGCGGCCGGCACGGGCGTCCGCGTACAGTCGGACTCACAGCCGTCGCCGTCCACCTTGTTGCCGTCGTCGCACTGCTCGCCCTGCTCCACGGTGTTGTTGCCGCAGACCGCTTGCGGGTTGCAGCTCGCACCCTCACAGCCAGGCTCGTCGCCGCATCCGGCGTGGAAGAGGAGGACCGCGCCTAGCGCGGCGAGTAATAAACGTGGGGACATTCGCATCTCGTGGGTCTCCCGGCGGAGCCGGCCGGAGGGAAGGTGGCAGGTCCTTGGCACGCGAAGAGCGTACCCCTTGAAACATTTCAGCGACACCTGACCGCACAGGTCCAGTTCCCAAGCGTCCGCGCACGCGAATGTGCCGTGGAGTACGCCGCTCACCTCACCTCAAGTACGGGGTGTTCAACGCCTACCTGTCGGACTGGCCCGCACCCTGTTCTTGACGCGCCGCGAGAGCCCTGCGCGCAGGTGCCACACGCGCTACAAGCCGCCGCACGTTTCAACACCGGGAGCCCACGTCATGGACGTCGCCGTCCTCACCTTCGAAGGCTTGCCTCAACTCGATGCCTTTGACGCATCGCTGCTGCCCGCGCTCGCGGCCCTGGGCGTGGAGGCCCGGCCCGTCGTCTGGGATGACCCGGCCATGGACTGGAAGACGGTGCGGCTGGCCCTGGTGCGCAACACGTGGGACAGCCACCTGCGCCGCGACGCCTTCGTCGCCTGGGCGGACAAGGTGGGCCGCCTCACGCAACTCCACAATCCCGCGCCCGTGCTGCGCTGGAACACGCACAAGCACTACCTGCGCGAACTGGAGGAGAAGGGCGTGTTGGTGACGCCCACCACCTGGGTGCGGAGGGGCGACACGCTCGATGTGGGCGAGCTGGCACTCAGGCACGGCTGGGACGCGGTGGTGCTCAAGCCCGCCGTGTCCGCGGGAGCGCTCAAGACGCACGTCTTCCCGCGCGCGGAGGCCCACGCCGCCACCGCCCGGCTGGCCGAGCTGACCCGCGAGGGCGACGTCATGGTGCAGCCCTACCTCACCGCCTTCGAAACGGAGGGCGAGCGCAGCTACGTCTTCTTCGACGGCGTCCTCAGCCACGCGGTGCGCCGGCCCCCCACGCTGCTGGACGCGCCGCGCGGCTTCTCCGAGCCCACCGCCTTCACGCCCGAGGACGCAGCCGAGCTGCGGCTGGCGGAGTCCGTGCTGGAAGCGGTGGGACGTCCCCTGCTCTACGCCCGCGTGGACGTGGCCACCGACAACGCGGGCCAGTCGCGGCTGCAAGAGCTGGAGGCCACCGAGCCGCGCCTGTTCCTGTCGCTCGACGCGGGGGCCGCGGACCGGCTGGCCCGCGCCATCGTCGCGAAGCTGTGAGGCCGGACTACAGGCCGCACACCGCCGGGGCCGCGTTGCGGAAGTGGCACAGCAGCTTCGGCAAGCGCCGCTTCCAGAAGGCCCAGTCGTGCTCGGCGCCGGGCTCGTTCCAGTGGGCCACGCAGTAGCCGCGGCCGCGCAGCGCCTCCACGAACTGCAGGTTGGACTGGCAGTCGTCCCCACCCTCCTCGCCGTCCCGCGTGCAGCCCGCCACGGGCGAGCCGTGGTCCACGTAGAAGCGCACCGGCACCACCGGCTCCTGGCTCGCGCGGACAATCATCGCGTTGCCGTCGTCGCGGTCCACCACGCCGTCATGGGGCCAGAACAGCGTGCCGGACTGGGAGCCCACGAAGCCGAACTTCTCCGGCATCTGGAAGCCCGCGTACACGGAGATGAGGCCGCCCAGCGACGCGCCGGCGATGCCCGTCTCCTGAGGGCCCGTCTTCACGCGGTAGGACGCCTCCACGCGCGGCATCAGGTCGTCGCGGATGAAGGCCAGGTAGTCATCCCCGCGCGGCGTGGGCCAGCCCGGCGCACGCGCGGGCGGGAAGGTGTACTGCGCCAGGCGCACGGACTGGTCCGGCAGCGCCACGAAGACGAGCACCGCCGAGTCCTCCGGGCGCGCCGCGTAGTGCGTGTCCGCCGCTTCGGCGAAGGACTCGCGCGTCAGGCTCTCGTTGCCGTCGTGGAGGTACATCACCGGCAGGGCCGGGCACTCCGGTCCGTCATACGCCGCCGGCGTGTAGACGAAGACGTCGCGCGCATCCCCCAACACCGTGGCGGGCACGCCGTACCACGCGGTGAGCCGGCCCTTCGCGGCGTCCTGGAGCTCCGGGTAGATGAGCGAGTTGAACTGCCCCACGTCGTACCGGTTGAAGTCGTCCCACGCGACGTGGCGCGCGCCCGGGTCCGCGATGAAGTCGCCGTCCTTCACCAGCTTGTACGGCTGCGGGCCGGTGCGCGGCACCTCCACCTCCGCCACGTACAGGTCGGTGTCCCGCACCTGCACCAGCGGCGTGGCCGTGGCGGACCAGCCGTTGAAGTCGCCGGCGACGAAGGTGTCCCGGCCGGCCTCGCCTCGCACGAAGAAGGCCACGCGAGGACGACCCGCCTTGACGTCACTCACCAGGGGCCGGCCGCCCTGCTCCTCCACCTCCGCCACGAAGCGGTCGATGGCCTCCGTGCGCTGCGCGGAGGACGTGGCGCGGCTCATCTCCAGTTGCAGCCGGGCGAGCAGCCGCACGGGCGCGTTGTGCACCGTCGTGCTCCGCTGGCAGGCCCAGGGCTCCTGGGTGCCCGCATCCGGGCGCGTGCCGGCGTCCGGGTACGTCTCCGTGGAGGGAGGCGGCGGCGTGGGAGGCGATGGGGATTCGTCTTCACAAGCCACCAGCACGACGGCAGCGCAGAACACGGCGGCGAGCAGGCGACGCATCGAATCTTCCAGGAGGCGGGGATGCCTTGTCCGGGGGACAGGAGGCGGTCGCGGGTGTACTACAGGGGTCGGCCCGGGCGCGAGTGGGGCATCCCACCCGCATCTGGCCATTCGTTGACATCCCATGGCCCCCACGCGCACCTTCTCGGGCCGCGACGGGGGAGGAAGGTTATTCAACCCGCATGGCTCGCGCACTGCTGCTCTCGCTGCTCGTGAGGCAGCACATGGCTCTCAAGGAGAAGTTTCGCGCCAAGTACCCACACCCGTGGCTGGTGTGGGAGGCGGGCGCTTGGAATGTCCCCGAAGTGGTGGAGGGCAACGTGGCCGCCACGCGGCTGCCGCTGACGGACCTGCGGGACTGCCTGCCCGCTGGAGACGCCCTGTGCTTCGAACTGGTGGGCCAGACGGATGGCAGCCCGCTGCGGCTGGGCCGGGCCTCGAACAACGCGCTGGTCGTCAATGACGCCACCGTGTCGCGCGAGCAGCTCCACCTGTCCCCCACCCTGGAAGGACGCTGGACGGTGACGCGCGTGGCCGCTTCCCGGACGGTGACGCTGGGCGGCTCGGCCCTGGAGCCGGAGCAGCCCGCCGTGCTCCAGCCCGGCGTGCAGCTTCACGTGGGTGATGTGCGCCTCACCTTCCACGAGGCGGAGGACTTCGACGAGCGCATTGGCCGCATCGCGGCCCAGGTGCTCGCCCAGACGGCGACGCCCCGCTGAGCGGGCTCAGGCCCCGCCTCCCAGGGCGGGGCCACCGCGACACCTACTTCGCGACAGGGCGCTCGCGGCTCTTCTTGCCTGTGTCGCGCTGCGTCCCGGCCGCGGGCTTCTGCCGAGGCGAAGGCAGCGCCTTCACCAGCGGCACCTCCAGCTCGGCGTGCTTGTCCAGCTCCACCATCCGCTCCAGCGGGGCATAGCCGGCCAGCTCCACGCGCAGGCGCAGCGGCGCGGACTCACCGGACACCTGCTTCACCAGCGGCGTCACGCCCAGCAGCTCGCCCGTGTCCAGGCGCAGCACCTGCGCGCCCTCCGGGAAGGAGCGCACCGTGAGCGTGACGGGCGGAAGCAGTTGGGGCGCGGCGGCGGGCCCACTCACGACGTCGGCCACCTGGGCCACGGGAGTTTCGGCGGGGGCGGGCTCCGGCTGCATGCCAGACCAGGTGACCACCGCGGCCACCACCACCAACGCCGCGGTCCCCACCGTCACCACCGCCCGGCGGTGCCAGCGCCCCGTCACCGCCACCCGCACCTTGTGCGTGGGCCGCTCGGAGGCCTCCAGCGCCAGCTCGGCGGGCGCGGGCGCCAGCGCCGGGGCGGACGCGGGCAACAGGAGAAGCGCCGTCGTCACCTCCGCCAGGCTCTGCGGCCGGGCCTCGGGCTCTTTCGACAGGCAGCGCATCACCAGCTCCGCCAGTTGCGGCGGAACAGGCTCGCCAGACGGCAGGTGCGAGGGCAACGGCGGCGGCGGCTGGGTGATGATCTGCACCACCAGATGGCCGAAGGCCGGCGCCTGGAAGGGCGGCTTGCCGGAGATGAGCTCGTAGAGGATGTTGCCCACCGCGTAGATGTCGGAGCGCGCATCCACCGGAAGGCCCGCGGCCTGCTCCGGCGCCATGTACGCGGGCGTCCCGATGATGGTGCCGTCCACCGTCCCGGTGGTGCCCCCCTCGGCGGAGAGCAGCTTCGCCACACCGAAGTCCAACACCTTCACGAAGTCCGGCTGGCCCGCGCGGTGGATGACGAAGAGGTTGTCCGGCTTCACGTCCCGGTGCACCACACCCACCTGGTGGGCCGCGCCGAGCGCCGCGCACACCTGCACCACGAAGCGCTGGATGCGCGCCAGCGTCAGCGGCTCCGCCTGCGCCAACGAGCTCAGGCTCTGCCCGCGCAGCAGCTCCATCACGCAGTAGACGTGCCCACCCGTCGCGCTCTCGTCGACGAAGTCGAAAATCTCCACGATGTGCTCGTGGTTGATTTGATTGACGGTGCGGGCCTCCTGGAAGAAGCGCCGCACGAAGCCGCCGTCCCGCGCGTGCTCCGGCCGCAGGACTTTGAGCGCCACCTGGCGTCCCAGCCGCGTGTGCCGCGCCTGGAACACCCGGCCCATGGACCCTTCGCCCAGGAGCTGCTCCAGCTGGTAGTTCCCCAGCGTGGAGCCCTCCTGGAGCTCGTCACTGGCTCGGGGCTCCGCGTTACTCACGGGGGCCTCGGCACTGGACTGCAGGGTCTGCATGAAGGCGTCATCGGAGCCCATGATGAGAAGAAATTTCCATGTCCGAGGCAAACAGCAACCCTGGATCTGCACTCTGTCTTCCCAGGGACGCCACCCACCCTCGGTGAGTGCGGGATGGCGGACATTGACGCACGGGAGCCGACTTCATCACAGACAGACTCCGTTTACCTGGCAGCGCGGATAATCGTTTTCGTCATCCGACCTGAGAGGCCCGCACTGCGTTTCCGTGGGGCAGTCCGCGCGGTCCGCGCAGTCCACGAGCCCGTCCCCGTCATCATCCGCGCCGTTGGTGCAGCTCGCCTCCGTCTTCGAGCCCCCCTCGCACACGCACTCCGGACCACACGACTTGCCGTCGCAGTCCGCGCGGTCCTGGCAGTCCGTGAAGCCGTCCCCGTCATCATCCTCGCCGTTGGCGCAGTCCAGCTCCTGACGGCGCACGCACTCGCCATTCACGCAGTCCTGGAGGAAGGAACAGTCATTGTTGCAGGCGCCGCAGTGGCCCGGGGCCGTCTTCAGGTCGAAGTCCTCGTCCGCCGTCCCGTCGCAGTCGTCATCCAGGCCATTGCAGATTTCAGTGCCGGGCAGCACCTGCCCCACGCACGCGATGCTCGCCTCCCGGGTGCAGATGGACTCACCGGCGTGACAGAGCCCCACGTCGAGTGTGCCTTCTGGCCCCGTATAGCAGGCGGTCTCCAGGTTATCGACCAGGCCGTCGCAGTCGTCGTCCAGGCCGTTGCAGACCTCCGTGGGGTCCGGCAGGCAGCAGTACCGCGGCCCGTTGTCCGGCAGGGACGTGCAGACGTAGCCGTCACCGCCGCAGTCAGCGGTCTCCGTGCACGTGTAGGGCACGTCGTCCGGGAAACTCACCGTACAGCCCACCGCGCCCGCGACGAGCAACAGGCCACACCACGCGCGCAGCCGGGATTCGAAGGTCTTCATAGGCTCTAGAAACTCCCGCCGACCATGACGTGCAGGGACGTGGAGGCGCCACCGCCGCTTCCGGGCGCCACGGACGTCGATGCGGGCGCGCTGCGCGCGGGCACCAGCACCAGCCACGCCACGCTGCCCGCCGTCACCGCGCCGCCGCCCACCAGCAGTGCCGTGGCCAGATTGGCCTGGGACTGCGCGTCCAGCCGCTCCTTGCGAGTGACGTCGAACATGCCGTCCCCATCCGCGTCGCCCCCGCGCTTCTCCACGTCCTTGGCGGCCATGCCCATCACCACACCCGCCCCCACCGCGGCCAGTCCCACCAACGCGGTGTAGAGCGCGGGCCGCTTGAAGAGGGACTTGCGAGGCGCCTTCTGGGAAGACGCCACGCCGACCACGGAATCATCCGGAGGTCCATCCGGCGCCGGACCGGAAATCTCCAGCATGACGTCCACTGTCTCGCGCGCGCCGGGCGCGAGGTCCAGGGTGCGCGTCTGGGTGCCGTACTCGTCCGCGGACACCTCCACCGCCACCGCGCCGGGTGCCTGGCGCACCTCCACGCTGCCCACGCCCACGATGCGCTCGCCGACCTTCACCACCGCCTGCGGTACGTTGACGTTCACCGTCAGCATCGCGCGCGGCTGGGCCAACGCCGTCAGGCGCTTGGACAGCATCGCGGCGGCTTCGTTCACGAAGTCCTCGTCGCGCGGGTTGCGCCCCGTCACGAAGTCCTCATGCACCACGCGGCGGTCCCTGTCGTAGGTCCACGTCCGCAGCGTCCAGCCCGTGTCCTCCAAAGACAGACGCGCGGTGGTCAGCAGGTCCGCGTCCAGCAACTCCGCGGGCTCGGCGAAGCACGCGGCCTCCGCGCAGTGCACCGCCGCGTCGTAGCTCTCCGCCAGCCGCTCACGCGTCTCCACCAGGTCCGACGCCTGCGCCACCATGGCGGAGGACAGCGCCCCGCGTGCCAGGGCCTCCAACCAGCTCGACGCCTGCTGCGCACCCGCGCGCTCCGTCGCGTACAGCCCCACCAACGCGAAGCGAGGCAGGAGGTCCGCGTTGGGATTGCTGGGACGCAGGTCCAACCCCATGTCCATTCCCTGCTGCTCGGCGGGGGCGTCCGAGGTGAGGTCCAGGCCCAGCCCACCCTGTTCCTGAGCCCACGAGGGAGCAGCCAGCAGCGCGAGCGCCAGCAGGGCGGTGACGGGAGCAACGGGAATGCGCATGGCCCCCTCTTGTACCGCGACGCTCCGCGCAACGGAATGCAGCGCCCGTGGCGCCCCCAGTCCCCGCAAAACCCGTCAACGATGCGCGGCCTGGCTGCCTGCCCTGCGCTCGGCGTGCGTGCGGCTCGTCTGGGGAAGCTTGCCTTGGCCCGCAGGGGTCCGCATCTCCCACTCTATAGCGCAAGGAGACGCACGATATGGCGAATGGGACGCTCTGGATTCTGGTGGGGAACGCAAGCCGGGCCCGCCTCTTCGCGACGGACGCGAAGGCGGAAGAGGACTGGCGGCTGGTGGAGGAGTTCCACCACGACGAGAGTCGGGCCCGTCAGGCAGAGCTGATTGAGCAGGCGGACAACCCCAATGCCGGCACCCTGCACGGCCCGCCGGCGGAGAACGAGCCCAATGGACGAAGGGAGCTGGAGCACGACCGCTTCGCCCGCGAGCTGTCCGTGTTCCTGGACAAGGCACATGACCGGCACGACTTCGACAGGCTGGTCATCGCCGCGCCACCGGGATTCCTGGGGAGGATTCGCCGCTTGCTGAGCGCCCGGGTCCGGCAGCGCGTCCTCCTGGACGTGGACTCGGACTACTCCAACGTCCCGGCGAAGGAGCTGCCCAACCGGGTGCCTGTCATCTGAGCAGGCAGGCGCGGGGGTGCCCTGGAGACGCGGGGCTCTGGTATAGGACGAGGGCCGACCTTTCTGGGAGGCCCCCGCACGCTGCCCGCCGCGCCACATGGCCCTTTCTCTTCCTGGAACCCAGTCCCTTCGTGGACGCCTCACGCTCTACGCGACGCTGCTGTCGGTCGTCCCGCTGCTGACGCTGACCTGGCTCCAGGCCCGCAGCGCGCGGCAGGTGATGGAAGAGCAGATTCACGCGTCGCTGCTGAGCGAGGCCGAAGGCGTGAAGGACCTGCTCGAGTCGACGCTGGCCGAACGGGAGGCAAGCGCCCGCGGCTGGGCCGAGGACCCCGCGGTCCGTGCCGCGCTGCGAGGTGACGTGTCGCCCGCCGACGCCATGCTCGGCGTGCTCCAGAGCCGCTACCTCACCCTCAACGGCATCGTCGTCTTCGACGACACCGGCCGCGCCATCTCCGCCAACACCCCTGCCCTGCGCGACGAATACCTGCGCCGGCAGGACGAGGTGCGGCGCAGCCCCTGGTTCACGGAGGCCCAGCAGGGGCGCACCAGCAGCGAGGGCATCACCGAGGAGCACCCCATCTTCACCGGCCACGTGCTGTCGCTGGCCTTCCCGGTGCTGGACCCGGTCTCCAAGCACCGGATGGGCGTGCTGCTGGCCGCCTTCGACTGGGCCCACGTGGACCAGTTGGTGCAGCCGGCGCTGGCCCGTGCCCATCAGCGTGCCCTGAAGAGCTTCGCGATGACCCTCCAGCGGCCGGACGGCACGCCGCTGTACGACTCGCGCGGCGCGAACGCCCAGGGCAATGACGCGCTGCTGGCCGTCACGGCCATCAACGGCACGGACGTGCGCGACGTGGCCGACGGCTGGCACTTCGTGGCGCGCGTGGACCCGGCGGAGGCCTACGCCCCGGTGGTGCGCGTGAACCGGGTGGCGCTGCTGATGGCGGTGGGCTTCATCGTGCTGGCCGTCGTGGGCGCGTGGCTGCTGTCGCACCGCATCTCCGGCCCCGTGCTGGCCCTGCGCGCGGCGGTGACGCGGCTGGTGAGCGAGGGCGACCTCACGCAGACGCTGGACGTGAAGGCCGGCAACGACGAGGTGGGCGAGCTGGCCGGCGCCTTCGGCCTGCTGGTGTTCCAGCTGCGGGAGACGGCGCAGAGCCTGCACACCGGCACGCGCGTGCTCAGTGAGACGGTGGCGGAGCTGCAGACGGCGTCGACGCAGCAGGAGCGCAACGTGGCCCGTCAGGCCGCGGCCCTCCAGCAGACGCAGGTGACGGCGCAGGAAATCAAGCAGACGTCGATGCTGGCATCGGAGAAGGCGGAGGACGTGCTCAAGCGCGCCTCCGTGGCCGAAGAGGTGGGACGCGCGGGCGAGGGGGCCATCCGGGACAGCCTGGGCGGCTTCTCCGAAATCCTGTCCCAGGCCGAGCAGATGACGGAGCGCATCGCCCAGCTCAACGAGCGCACGCAGCAGATTGGCGGCATCACCCAGACCGTGAAGGACCTGGCGGACCAGTCCAACATGCTGGCGCTCAACGCCGCCATCGAGTCCGTCCGCTCCGGCGAGCACGGCAAGGGCTTTGGCGTGGTGGCGCGCGAGATTCGCAGCCTGGCGGACCAGTCCATCCAGGCCACGGACCGGGTGCGCGAAATCCTGGGCGATTTGAGCAGCGCCATCCTCTCCACCGCGAAGATGACGGAGCAGGGCTACACGCATATGGAGAGCGGCCTGGAGCAGGTGCGCGGCACCGGAGAGCGGATGAAGGAGCTGGCCGCCATCATCCAGGACAACGCCGCCGCGGTGCGGCAGATTGCCGGCGCGGTGAGTCAGCAGAACGCGGGCATCGCCCAGATTTTCAGCGCGGTCACGGACCTGTCCTCCATGATGAACGACACCCAGGAGAGCCTGGCGGCCACCACCCGGGCGGCGAAGCTGCTCCAGGATGTGTCCGAGCAGATGCAGGACGTGGCCCGCGCTTATCGCATTTGAAGGAGCATGCATGGCGCAGGTGAAGGCAGTGCTGCTGGACCTGGGCAACGTCCTCGTCTTCCACGACAACACCCTGCTCTTCTCCCGGCTGGGCGCCCGCGCGGGCCTGGAGGCCGCGGAGGTGGCCCGGCGGCTGACGGGCGCGGGGTGGACGGACGCCAACCGGGGCGTGCTGGGCGCGGAGGGCATCCGCCAGGACGTGTGTCGCGCGCTGGACGTGGACCTGCCCATGGCGGAGTTCGCCCCGCTGTGGAGCAGCCACTTCACGTTGCATGACGCCGTGCTGCCACGCATCGAATCGCTGGTCGGCCGGGTGCGCCTGGGGCTGGTGTCCAACACCAACGCGCTGCACGTCGCCTACCTGCGTC is a genomic window of Myxococcus virescens containing:
- a CDS encoding host attachment protein produces the protein MANGTLWILVGNASRARLFATDAKAEEDWRLVEEFHHDESRARQAELIEQADNPNAGTLHGPPAENEPNGRRELEHDRFARELSVFLDKAHDRHDFDRLVIAAPPGFLGRIRRLLSARVRQRVLLDVDSDYSNVPAKELPNRVPVI
- a CDS encoding HAD family hydrolase, whose translation is MAQVKAVLLDLGNVLVFHDNTLLFSRLGARAGLEAAEVARRLTGAGWTDANRGVLGAEGIRQDVCRALDVDLPMAEFAPLWSSHFTLHDAVLPRIESLVGRVRLGLVSNTNALHVAYLRPLLPVLQRFDSVVMSCEVGHVKPEPDIFRLALAGVGCAPEEAVFFDDLAEFVQAAEAVGIQGRLFTTADAFDAQLKALGL
- a CDS encoding alpha/beta hydrolase, whose product is MRRLLAAVFCAAVVLVACEDESPSPPTPPPPSTETYPDAGTRPDAGTQEPWACQRSTTVHNAPVRLLARLQLEMSRATSSAQRTEAIDRFVAEVEEQGGRPLVSDVKAGRPRVAFFVRGEAGRDTFVAGDFNGWSATATPLVQVRDTDLYVAEVEVPRTGPQPYKLVKDGDFIADPGARHVAWDDFNRYDVGQFNSLIYPELQDAAKGRLTAWYGVPATVLGDARDVFVYTPAAYDGPECPALPVMYLHDGNESLTRESFAEAADTHYAARPEDSAVLVFVALPDQSVRLAQYTFPPARAPGWPTPRGDDYLAFIRDDLMPRVEASYRVKTGPQETGIAGASLGGLISVYAGFQMPEKFGFVGSQSGTLFWPHDGVVDRDDGNAMIVRASQEPVVPVRFYVDHGSPVAGCTRDGEEGGDDCQSNLQFVEALRGRGYCVAHWNEPGAEHDWAFWKRRLPKLLCHFRNAAPAVCGL
- a CDS encoding serine/threonine-protein kinase; translation: MGSDDAFMQTLQSSAEAPVSNAEPRASDELQEGSTLGNYQLEQLLGEGSMGRVFQARHTRLGRQVALKVLRPEHARDGGFVRRFFQEARTVNQINHEHIVEIFDFVDESATGGHVYCVMELLRGQSLSSLAQAEPLTLARIQRFVVQVCAALGAAHQVGVVHRDVKPDNLFVIHRAGQPDFVKVLDFGVAKLLSAEGGTTGTVDGTIIGTPAYMAPEQAAGLPVDARSDIYAVGNILYELISGKPPFQAPAFGHLVVQIITQPPPPLPSHLPSGEPVPPQLAELVMRCLSKEPEARPQSLAEVTTALLLLPASAPALAPAPAELALEASERPTHKVRVAVTGRWHRRAVVTVGTAALVVVAAVVTWSGMQPEPAPAETPVAQVADVVSGPAAAPQLLPPVTLTVRSFPEGAQVLRLDTGELLGVTPLVKQVSGESAPLRLRVELAGYAPLERMVELDKHAELEVPLVKALPSPRQKPAAGTQRDTGKKSRERPVAK
- a CDS encoding FHA domain-containing protein, yielding MARALLLSLLVRQHMALKEKFRAKYPHPWLVWEAGAWNVPEVVEGNVAATRLPLTDLRDCLPAGDALCFELVGQTDGSPLRLGRASNNALVVNDATVSREQLHLSPTLEGRWTVTRVAASRTVTLGGSALEPEQPAVLQPGVQLHVGDVRLTFHEAEDFDERIGRIAAQVLAQTATPR
- a CDS encoding methyl-accepting chemotaxis protein; protein product: MALSLPGTQSLRGRLTLYATLLSVVPLLTLTWLQARSARQVMEEQIHASLLSEAEGVKDLLESTLAEREASARGWAEDPAVRAALRGDVSPADAMLGVLQSRYLTLNGIVVFDDTGRAISANTPALRDEYLRRQDEVRRSPWFTEAQQGRTSSEGITEEHPIFTGHVLSLAFPVLDPVSKHRMGVLLAAFDWAHVDQLVQPALARAHQRALKSFAMTLQRPDGTPLYDSRGANAQGNDALLAVTAINGTDVRDVADGWHFVARVDPAEAYAPVVRVNRVALLMAVGFIVLAVVGAWLLSHRISGPVLALRAAVTRLVSEGDLTQTLDVKAGNDEVGELAGAFGLLVFQLRETAQSLHTGTRVLSETVAELQTASTQQERNVARQAAALQQTQVTAQEIKQTSMLASEKAEDVLKRASVAEEVGRAGEGAIRDSLGGFSEILSQAEQMTERIAQLNERTQQIGGITQTVKDLADQSNMLALNAAIESVRSGEHGKGFGVVAREIRSLADQSIQATDRVREILGDLSSAILSTAKMTEQGYTHMESGLEQVRGTGERMKELAAIIQDNAAAVRQIAGAVSQQNAGIAQIFSAVTDLSSMMNDTQESLAATTRAAKLLQDVSEQMQDVARAYRI
- a CDS encoding ATP-grasp domain-containing protein encodes the protein MDVAVLTFEGLPQLDAFDASLLPALAALGVEARPVVWDDPAMDWKTVRLALVRNTWDSHLRRDAFVAWADKVGRLTQLHNPAPVLRWNTHKHYLRELEEKGVLVTPTTWVRRGDTLDVGELALRHGWDAVVLKPAVSAGALKTHVFPRAEAHAATARLAELTREGDVMVQPYLTAFETEGERSYVFFDGVLSHAVRRPPTLLDAPRGFSEPTAFTPEDAAELRLAESVLEAVGRPLLYARVDVATDNAGQSRLQELEATEPRLFLSLDAGAADRLARAIVAKL
- a CDS encoding MopE-related protein, which codes for MKTFESRLRAWCGLLLVAGAVGCTVSFPDDVPYTCTETADCGGDGYVCTSLPDNGPRYCCLPDPTEVCNGLDDDCDGLVDNLETACYTGPEGTLDVGLCHAGESICTREASIACVGQVLPGTEICNGLDDDCDGTADEDFDLKTAPGHCGACNNDCSFLQDCVNGECVRRQELDCANGEDDDGDGFTDCQDRADCDGKSCGPECVCEGGSKTEASCTNGADDDGDGLVDCADRADCPTETQCGPLRSDDENDYPRCQVNGVCL